CTCGACGGCCCCCTCCGAGGCCTCCCCCAGAGATTTACTCGGAGGGGGGCTTCGCCCCCCTTCCGAAGCCTCCCCCCCGGGTTGCGCGGGCCGGGTACCCGCGAAGCGGGTGCGCGCTCGAAGTCGCGCGGCGATCAGGGCTCGGCGTGGCCCTTCGACATCTCCTCCTTCATGGCCGCCCTGCCAGCCTCGAACGCCGAGATGAGCCGCTGGGTCTGCTCCTCGAACAAATCCCGGCTCTTGTCGAAGAGGTCTCCAGCCTTGACCTGCGCCTCGCTGGCGAACTCCCCCGCCCGCCGGGCGAACTCCTCGCTCTTCTCTTTCAGAATATCGCGGGTCTCCCTCCCGGTCCTGGGCGACAGGAGCAGGGCCGCTCCGGCGCCCACGATGGCACCCAGAAAGAACCACCCGAGGTACCCCGCCGCGTCTCCTCGCTCCGCCATCTGGGTCTCCCTCCTTCAGTGTCCCCGGTCCTTGCTCATGAGCTTGGTGATGAAGACGTCGAGTCCTTTCTTGACTCCGGCGGCGGCCCCGACGAACTGGCCTACCCGCGTCATGCCGCTCAGGAGCCCT
This Candidatus Rokuibacteriota bacterium DNA region includes the following protein-coding sequences:
- a CDS encoding YtxH domain-containing protein, whose translation is MAERGDAAGYLGWFFLGAIVGAGAALLLSPRTGRETRDILKEKSEEFARRAGEFASEAQVKAGDLFDKSRDLFEEQTQRLISAFEAGRAAMKEEMSKGHAEP